From Caretta caretta isolate rCarCar2 chromosome 9, rCarCar1.hap1, whole genome shotgun sequence, one genomic window encodes:
- the LOC125642572 gene encoding myb/SANT-like DNA-binding domain-containing protein 7: MQSSSAQVTMMESQNRKRPPAWTEREVRDLIAVWGEESVLSELRSSFRNAKTFVKISQGIKDRGHNRDPKQCRVKLKELRQDYQKTREANSRSGSEPQTCRFYDELHAILGGSATTTPAMLFDSFNGDGGNTEAGFGDEEDDEEEEVVDSSKQASGETGFPDSQELFLTLDLEPVPPEPTQGCLLDPAGGEGTSAACVSMITGSSPFQRLVKLRKKKTHS, from the exons atgcagagctcatcagcacaggtgaccatgatggagtcccagaatcgcaaaagacctccagcatggaccgaacgggaggtacgggatctgatcgctgtttggggagaggaatccgtgctatcagaactccgttccagttttcgaaatgccaaaacctttgtgaaaatctcccagggcataaaggacagaggccataacagggacccgaagcagtgccgcgtgaaactgaaggagctgaggcaagactaccagaaaaccagagaggcgaacagccgctctgggtcagagccccaaacatgccgcttctatgatgagctgcatgccattttagggggttcagccaccactaccccagccatgttgtttgactccttcaatggagatggaggcaatacggaagcaggttttggggacgaagaagatgatgaggaggaggaggttgtagatagctcaaagcaagcaagcggagaaaccggttttcccgacagccaggaactgtttctcaccctagacctggagccagtaccccccgaacccacccaaggctgcctcctggacccagcaggcggagaagggacctctg ctgcatgtgtttcaatgatcacaggatcttctcctttccagaggctagtgaagcttagaaaaaaaaaaacgcactcgtga